The Mercenaria mercenaria strain notata chromosome 10, MADL_Memer_1, whole genome shotgun sequence genome contains a region encoding:
- the LOC123559450 gene encoding uncharacterized protein LOC123559450 isoform X2 — translation MDVYLCFPLVYFSCIQASWCYFVSKTTAVWTKQYAECNMATPTIQYEKPELYLTIDQQFQYHDLWIGYYEHMALFDYIGCIKTRNVQPILAIIQLGVPTPGRCYSACAYTQYIGISKRECYCFDTKPGSKITEQGCNSPCGDMSQTVCGGKDHISLYKTSAKDTDLVANRGDDKCLQMNFRTGEKYKWRNCNDEMWASCLSDFQQSVKIWRKSKTWNDAAKVCFKLNSYPTPVERINHVTDTNFFSWTGVVRSGVISKNADLASMSSDIMHGYMTYDDSSGYTLKFTQANDRKYILCENAKVTEASNPTITVSYATPTQVNGSIMSLNDNSYNGKNTQGSDATVVVIVSVSVVMLIVIVVVILIQVKRKKIPFLCKKELTTEEPGQKHLKSTKNPASHENHSYELVDVEDNVIGGQSADSNYTHTYNVLEEHVKDSITDDTTYDVSGNNRKTTETENENIYNKLKPDDNVTYDHAYNTTKHGLQTPDITYGTSGNAGMKPLARAAKNSDAFDENDENAYSYTLNNRPHMTTTDNVYSAHGQAGNDTRDTGEGHNDTEDAYSHINNATNGRSKQDIAYGKITEGNLKENSEGDYDVTDENSCSPNVDNEY, via the exons ATGGACgtgtatttatgttttccttTGGTCTATTTTTCATGTATCCAAG CTTCCTGGTgttactttgtttcaaaaacaacCGCAGTATGGACAAAACAGTACGCTGAGTGTAATATGGCCACACCTACAATACAATATGAGAAACCTGAACTCTATTTAACGATTGATCAACAGTTCCAATATCACGACTTATGGATAGGATACTATGAGCATATGGCCTTATTCGATTACATTG GCTGCATCAAAACCCGAAACGTCCAGCCGATACTAGCAATTATACAACTTGGTGTACCGACCCCAGGGCGATGCTATTCGGCATGCGCATACACACAATACATTGGGATAAGTAAACGTGAG TGTTATTGTTTTGACACGAAACCTGGTAGTAAGATCACAGAACAAGGCTGCAATTCACCCTGTGGCGATATGTCTCAAACTGTGTGCGGCGGAAAGGACCATATATCACTTTACAAAACAAGTGCGAAGG ATACGGATCTCGTTGCAAACAGAGGAGATGACAAATGTCTTCAGATGAATTTCCGCACTGGAGAGAAATATAAATGGAGAAATTGCAACGATGAAATGTGGGCTTCATGTTTATCAG ATTTTCAACAGTCAGTGAAAATCTGGAGGAAAAGCAAGACTTGGAACGACGCTGCTAAAGTATGCTTTAAGCTTAACAGTTATCCGACACCGGTGGAAAGAATAAATCATGTGACTGACACTAACTTTTTCTCTTGGACCGGGGTCGTGCGCAGTGGTGTTATCTCCAAAAATGCTG ATTTGGCAAGCATGTCGTCCGACATCATGCATGGATATATGACATATGACGATTCTTCCGGATATACTCTGAAGTTCACCCAAGCAAATGatagaaaatatatactttgtgAAAACG CAAAGGTTACGGAAGCATCAAATCCAACAATAACTGTATCCTATGCGACGCCAACGCAAGTAAATGGATCAATAATGAGTCTCAACGACAACAGTTATAACGGAAAAAATACGCAAG GTTCAGATGCCACTGTTGTTGTGATTGTCTCGGTCTCTGTTGTGATGCTTATTGTTATTGTGGTTGTCATTTTGATTCAAGTAAAACG gAAGAAAATTCCTTTCCTTTGTAAAAAAGAGCTAACAACTGAAGAACCAGGCcagaaacatttaaaaagtacaaaaaatccAGCCTCtcatgaaaatcattcatatGAACTCGTTGATGTTGAAGATAATGTCATTGGTGGCCAGTCTGCTGATAGTAACTATACTCACACTTACAATGTGCTGGAGGAACACGTAAAGGATTCTATCACTGATGATACAACGTACGACGTGTCTGGTAATAATAGGAAAACTACTGAAACGGAAAACGAGAATATTTATAATAAGTTAAAACCAGACGACAATGTCACATATGACCATGCATACAATACAACAAAACATGGCTTACAAACACCTGATATCACTTATGGCACGTCGGGGAATGCAGGTATGAAACCGCTGGCAAGAGCTGCTAAAAACTCTGATGCAtttgatgaaaatgatgagaatGCTTACAGCTATACACTAAATAATAGACCTCATATGACTACAACGGATAATGTGTATAGCGCACATGGTCAAGCTGGAAATGACACTAGAGATACTGGTGAAGGTCATAACGACACAGAAGACGCTTACAGTCATATAAACAATGCAACAAACGGTAGAAGCAAGCAGGACATTGCTTATGGCAAAATTACTGAAGGTAATCTAAAAGAAAATTCAGAAGGAGATTACGATGTCACGGACGAAAACAGTTGCAGTCCAAATGTTGATAACGAGTATTAA
- the LOC128545969 gene encoding uncharacterized protein LOC128545969 isoform X2, giving the protein MKPNTPMSTSITTTQEYQPTTSRNDSSDNSTNTQSLGATVIVIVSVSVVMLIVIVVVILIQVKRKKIPFLCKRQLITEEPGQKHLKSTNNPASQENHSYELVDVEDNVIGGQFADTHTYNVLEEHVKDSITDDTTYDVSGDNRKTTEMENENIYNKLKPDDYATYDHAYNRTKHGLQTPDITYGTSGNAGMKPLARAAKNSDAFDENGENAYSHTLDNRPHMTTTDNVYSAHGQSGIDTRNTGEGHNDTEDAYSHINNATNAKSKQDIAYGKITEGNLKENSEGDYDVTDEQSCSPNVDNEY; this is encoded by the exons ATGAAACCAAATACACCGATGAGCACATCAATAACAACAACACAAGAATATCAGCCGACAACCAGCCGCAATGACAGCAGTGACAATAGTACAAATACCCAAA GTTTAGGAGCCACTGTTATTGTGATTGTCTCGGTTTCTGTTGTGATGCTTATTGTTATTGTGGTTGTCATTTTGATTCAAGTAAAACG gAAGAAAATTCCTTTCCTTTGTAAAAGACAGCTAATAACTGAAGAACCAGGACAGAAACACTTAAAAAGTACAAACAATCCAGCCTCtcaagaaaatcattcttatgAACTCGTTGATGTTGAGGATAATGTCATTGGTGGCCAGTTTGCTGATACTCACACTTACAATGTGTTGGAGGAACACGTAAAGGATTCTATCACTGATGATACAACATACGACGTGTCTGGTGATAATAGGAAAACTACTGAAATGGAGAACGAGAATATTTATAATAAGTTAAAACCAGACGACTATGCCACATATGATCATGCATACAATAGAACAAAACATGGCTTACAAACACCTGATATCACTTATGGCACGTCGGGGAATGCTGGTATGAAACCGCTGGCAAGAGCTGCTAAAAACTCTGATGCATTTGATGAAAATGGTGAGAATGCATACAGTCATACACTAGATAATAGACCGCATATGACTACAACGGATAATGTGTATAGCGCACATGGTCAATCTGGAATTGACACTAGAAATACTGGTGAAGGTCATAACGACACAGAAGACGCTTACAGTCATATAAACAATGCAACAAACGCCAAAAGCAAGCAGGATATTGCTTATGGCAAAATTACTGAAGGTAATCTAAAAGAAAATTCAGAAGGAGATTACGATGTCACGGACGAACAGAGTTGCAGTCCAAATGTTGATAACGAGTATTAA
- the LOC123559450 gene encoding uncharacterized protein LOC123559450 isoform X1 produces the protein MQEKCSHKVYSLFVFASLLAASWCYFVSKTTAVWTKQYAECNMATPTIQYEKPELYLTIDQQFQYHDLWIGYYEHMALFDYIGCIKTRNVQPILAIIQLGVPTPGRCYSACAYTQYIGISKRECYCFDTKPGSKITEQGCNSPCGDMSQTVCGGKDHISLYKTSAKDTDLVANRGDDKCLQMNFRTGEKYKWRNCNDEMWASCLSDFQQSVKIWRKSKTWNDAAKVCFKLNSYPTPVERINHVTDTNFFSWTGVVRSGVISKNADLASMSSDIMHGYMTYDDSSGYTLKFTQANDRKYILCENAKVTEASNPTITVSYATPTQVNGSIMSLNDNSYNGKNTQGSDATVVVIVSVSVVMLIVIVVVILIQVKRKKIPFLCKKELTTEEPGQKHLKSTKNPASHENHSYELVDVEDNVIGGQSADSNYTHTYNVLEEHVKDSITDDTTYDVSGNNRKTTETENENIYNKLKPDDNVTYDHAYNTTKHGLQTPDITYGTSGNAGMKPLARAAKNSDAFDENDENAYSYTLNNRPHMTTTDNVYSAHGQAGNDTRDTGEGHNDTEDAYSHINNATNGRSKQDIAYGKITEGNLKENSEGDYDVTDENSCSPNVDNEY, from the exons aTGCAGGAAAAATGCTCTCATAAAGTCTACTCATTATTTGTCTTTGCGTCTCTCTTGGCAGCTTCCTGGTgttactttgtttcaaaaacaacCGCAGTATGGACAAAACAGTACGCTGAGTGTAATATGGCCACACCTACAATACAATATGAGAAACCTGAACTCTATTTAACGATTGATCAACAGTTCCAATATCACGACTTATGGATAGGATACTATGAGCATATGGCCTTATTCGATTACATTG GCTGCATCAAAACCCGAAACGTCCAGCCGATACTAGCAATTATACAACTTGGTGTACCGACCCCAGGGCGATGCTATTCGGCATGCGCATACACACAATACATTGGGATAAGTAAACGTGAG TGTTATTGTTTTGACACGAAACCTGGTAGTAAGATCACAGAACAAGGCTGCAATTCACCCTGTGGCGATATGTCTCAAACTGTGTGCGGCGGAAAGGACCATATATCACTTTACAAAACAAGTGCGAAGG ATACGGATCTCGTTGCAAACAGAGGAGATGACAAATGTCTTCAGATGAATTTCCGCACTGGAGAGAAATATAAATGGAGAAATTGCAACGATGAAATGTGGGCTTCATGTTTATCAG ATTTTCAACAGTCAGTGAAAATCTGGAGGAAAAGCAAGACTTGGAACGACGCTGCTAAAGTATGCTTTAAGCTTAACAGTTATCCGACACCGGTGGAAAGAATAAATCATGTGACTGACACTAACTTTTTCTCTTGGACCGGGGTCGTGCGCAGTGGTGTTATCTCCAAAAATGCTG ATTTGGCAAGCATGTCGTCCGACATCATGCATGGATATATGACATATGACGATTCTTCCGGATATACTCTGAAGTTCACCCAAGCAAATGatagaaaatatatactttgtgAAAACG CAAAGGTTACGGAAGCATCAAATCCAACAATAACTGTATCCTATGCGACGCCAACGCAAGTAAATGGATCAATAATGAGTCTCAACGACAACAGTTATAACGGAAAAAATACGCAAG GTTCAGATGCCACTGTTGTTGTGATTGTCTCGGTCTCTGTTGTGATGCTTATTGTTATTGTGGTTGTCATTTTGATTCAAGTAAAACG gAAGAAAATTCCTTTCCTTTGTAAAAAAGAGCTAACAACTGAAGAACCAGGCcagaaacatttaaaaagtacaaaaaatccAGCCTCtcatgaaaatcattcatatGAACTCGTTGATGTTGAAGATAATGTCATTGGTGGCCAGTCTGCTGATAGTAACTATACTCACACTTACAATGTGCTGGAGGAACACGTAAAGGATTCTATCACTGATGATACAACGTACGACGTGTCTGGTAATAATAGGAAAACTACTGAAACGGAAAACGAGAATATTTATAATAAGTTAAAACCAGACGACAATGTCACATATGACCATGCATACAATACAACAAAACATGGCTTACAAACACCTGATATCACTTATGGCACGTCGGGGAATGCAGGTATGAAACCGCTGGCAAGAGCTGCTAAAAACTCTGATGCAtttgatgaaaatgatgagaatGCTTACAGCTATACACTAAATAATAGACCTCATATGACTACAACGGATAATGTGTATAGCGCACATGGTCAAGCTGGAAATGACACTAGAGATACTGGTGAAGGTCATAACGACACAGAAGACGCTTACAGTCATATAAACAATGCAACAAACGGTAGAAGCAAGCAGGACATTGCTTATGGCAAAATTACTGAAGGTAATCTAAAAGAAAATTCAGAAGGAGATTACGATGTCACGGACGAAAACAGTTGCAGTCCAAATGTTGATAACGAGTATTAA
- the LOC128546322 gene encoding uncharacterized protein LOC128546322: MLLYFIQNPILFMMKTLRKAVSDLNTSMFRRFLSGNGAASICDRSVHTLIRRQTLTTDIIAGRRLLTSVSRDKPYLHRMKLLSSLRRCLLEYTGQGLLEVKAFIVMVCVKHTAGFCMAI, from the exons atgttattatattttatacagaACCCGATATTGTTCATGATGAAGACATTGAGAAAAGCTGTCTCGGACTTGAATACCAGCATGTTTCGAAGATTTTTAAGTGGAAACGGTGCAGCGAGTATTTGCGACCGCTCTGTGCATACT TTGATTCGGAGACAAACATTGACAACAGACATTATCGCTGGGAGGCGGCTTCTAACGAGTGTTTCAAGAGACAAACCATACCTACATCGTATGAAACTGCTGAGCAGTTTAAGACGGTGCTTACTGGAATATACTGGACAGGGACTATTAGAAGTCAAGGCATTTATAGTCATG GTTTGCGTGAAACACACGGCCGGGTTCTGTATGGCTATTTGA
- the LOC128545969 gene encoding uncharacterized protein LOC128545969 isoform X1, whose amino-acid sequence MYGYMTYNISSGYVLKFTQENDKKYILCENATVTMKPNTPMSTSITTTQEYQPTTSRNDSSDNSTNTQSLGATVIVIVSVSVVMLIVIVVVILIQVKRKKIPFLCKRQLITEEPGQKHLKSTNNPASQENHSYELVDVEDNVIGGQFADTHTYNVLEEHVKDSITDDTTYDVSGDNRKTTEMENENIYNKLKPDDYATYDHAYNRTKHGLQTPDITYGTSGNAGMKPLARAAKNSDAFDENGENAYSHTLDNRPHMTTTDNVYSAHGQSGIDTRNTGEGHNDTEDAYSHINNATNAKSKQDIAYGKITEGNLKENSEGDYDVTDEQSCSPNVDNEY is encoded by the exons ATGTATGGATATATGACATATAACATTTCTTCCGGATATGTTCTGAAGTTCACACAAGAAaacgataaaaaatatattctttgtgAAAATG cAACAGTCACGATGAAACCAAATACACCGATGAGCACATCAATAACAACAACACAAGAATATCAGCCGACAACCAGCCGCAATGACAGCAGTGACAATAGTACAAATACCCAAA GTTTAGGAGCCACTGTTATTGTGATTGTCTCGGTTTCTGTTGTGATGCTTATTGTTATTGTGGTTGTCATTTTGATTCAAGTAAAACG gAAGAAAATTCCTTTCCTTTGTAAAAGACAGCTAATAACTGAAGAACCAGGACAGAAACACTTAAAAAGTACAAACAATCCAGCCTCtcaagaaaatcattcttatgAACTCGTTGATGTTGAGGATAATGTCATTGGTGGCCAGTTTGCTGATACTCACACTTACAATGTGTTGGAGGAACACGTAAAGGATTCTATCACTGATGATACAACATACGACGTGTCTGGTGATAATAGGAAAACTACTGAAATGGAGAACGAGAATATTTATAATAAGTTAAAACCAGACGACTATGCCACATATGATCATGCATACAATAGAACAAAACATGGCTTACAAACACCTGATATCACTTATGGCACGTCGGGGAATGCTGGTATGAAACCGCTGGCAAGAGCTGCTAAAAACTCTGATGCATTTGATGAAAATGGTGAGAATGCATACAGTCATACACTAGATAATAGACCGCATATGACTACAACGGATAATGTGTATAGCGCACATGGTCAATCTGGAATTGACACTAGAAATACTGGTGAAGGTCATAACGACACAGAAGACGCTTACAGTCATATAAACAATGCAACAAACGCCAAAAGCAAGCAGGATATTGCTTATGGCAAAATTACTGAAGGTAATCTAAAAGAAAATTCAGAAGGAGATTACGATGTCACGGACGAACAGAGTTGCAGTCCAAATGTTGATAACGAGTATTAA